In Trichocoleus desertorum ATA4-8-CV12, a genomic segment contains:
- a CDS encoding diacylglycerol kinase family protein, with protein MSPDLSTQTSNKVSDKVIAKPNRDLSWRVAGNLWVSFKYAWAGLSYAFRTQRNFRIHVIVGTLAVGLGAFLRLSAVEMSIISLTIGAVLAMELLNTALESVVDLTVKQSYHELAKIAKDCAAGAVLISAIAAILVAGSLLLSPLLTFLQSALR; from the coding sequence ATGTCTCCAGATCTCTCAACTCAGACCTCCAACAAAGTGAGTGATAAGGTAATTGCTAAACCAAATCGGGATCTGTCCTGGCGGGTTGCTGGTAACTTGTGGGTCAGCTTTAAATATGCTTGGGCTGGCTTGAGTTACGCCTTCCGCACCCAACGCAACTTCAGAATTCACGTCATCGTGGGCACTCTAGCGGTTGGCTTGGGTGCTTTTTTAAGGCTAAGTGCGGTGGAGATGTCAATTATCAGCCTAACCATTGGGGCGGTGTTGGCAATGGAATTACTCAATACGGCGCTGGAGTCGGTCGTTGACCTGACGGTGAAGCAGTCGTACCATGAACTCGCTAAAATTGCCAAAGACTGTGCGGCGGGAGCGGTCCTTATTTCGGCGATCGCTGCTATTTTGGTCGCGGGTTCACTGCTATTATCCCCACTTCTGACGTTT
- the ybeY gene encoding rRNA maturation RNase YbeY: MLELPLTKAIAPGSLTLAPIPLEKWETWFQDWLESLSQIAPEEQISLDLDQAYELSLRLTDDTEIQTLNAQYRQIDKPTDVLAFAALEVDSPQIEELPLYLGDIVISVETAQRQADQQGHDLSYELAWLAAHGLLHLLGWDHPDDDHLMRMLSQQEALLQVVGFATRTG; encoded by the coding sequence CTGCTAGAACTGCCTCTAACTAAGGCGATCGCACCTGGTTCACTTACCTTAGCTCCCATTCCTTTAGAGAAGTGGGAAACCTGGTTTCAGGATTGGCTGGAGTCGCTGAGCCAGATCGCGCCAGAGGAGCAAATTTCTCTGGACTTAGACCAAGCCTACGAGCTGAGCTTGCGGCTCACAGATGACACTGAAATCCAAACGCTGAATGCTCAATATCGGCAGATAGACAAACCAACGGATGTCCTGGCCTTTGCCGCCTTAGAAGTAGACAGTCCCCAAATTGAGGAGCTCCCTTTATATCTGGGAGACATTGTGATCTCTGTAGAGACCGCACAGCGGCAAGCAGACCAGCAAGGCCATGACTTGTCCTACGAGCTAGCTTGGCTGGCAGCACATGGGTTGTTACATCTTTTGGGATGGGACCATCCTGATGATGACCATTTGATGCGAATGTTAAGTCAGCAAGAAGCTCTGCTACAGGTTGTTGGTTTTGCTACTAGAACAGGATAG
- a CDS encoding DUF3285 domain-containing protein — protein sequence MNSDPLAVESLSVEPSAEPGTAPAADSSSDSAPTTPATSPPPSYVKLAMRNMVRKRGTSLWHFTLTTVGLIGVLVGLAYLTR from the coding sequence ATGAATTCAGATCCTTTAGCTGTAGAATCGCTATCTGTAGAACCGTCTGCGGAACCGGGAACTGCACCTGCCGCTGACTCTAGCAGTGACTCTGCTCCAACCACTCCCGCAACTTCTCCGCCCCCCAGTTACGTCAAGTTAGCCATGCGGAATATGGTCCGCAAGCGGGGCACATCGCTGTGGCACTTTACTTTAACCACCGTGGGTTTGATCGGGGTTTTGGTTGGCTTGGCCTATTTGACTCGCTAG
- a CDS encoding homoserine kinase, whose translation MSLSPTVTVTVPATTANIGPGFDCLGAALTVYNQFQFAHLLVGLEVGAQQRVQIIVEGLEADRVKTDESNLAYQAFAKLYEHLGQTPPPVQITIQLGVPLARGLGSSATAIVGGLVGANVLAGSPLSATEVMQLAIAMEGHPDNVVPALIGGCRLAATNPEGKWEICDIPWHSDIVPVVAIPNFELSTAEARRVLPSDYSRADAIFNTAHLGLLVRALETGNGKWLRAALQDRIHQPYRQTLIPGYAAVQDTAIAAGAYGLVISGAGPTLLALTNSQQAANVEAAIANAWVEQGITPLVKALQIDLKGAVTVAEPVSF comes from the coding sequence ATGTCGTTGAGTCCCACTGTTACTGTCACTGTTCCCGCGACAACTGCCAATATTGGGCCAGGGTTCGATTGTTTAGGTGCGGCTTTGACGGTGTACAACCAATTCCAATTTGCCCATCTCTTGGTGGGTCTAGAAGTGGGTGCGCAACAGCGGGTGCAGATCATAGTAGAAGGGTTAGAAGCCGATCGCGTCAAAACGGATGAAAGCAACTTAGCTTACCAAGCTTTTGCCAAACTCTATGAGCACTTAGGCCAAACGCCACCGCCTGTCCAGATCACTATTCAACTAGGGGTTCCCTTAGCTCGCGGTTTGGGCAGCTCTGCCACAGCCATCGTCGGAGGTTTGGTCGGAGCCAATGTGCTGGCTGGTTCACCCCTCTCTGCCACTGAGGTGATGCAACTGGCGATCGCGATGGAAGGCCACCCAGATAATGTGGTGCCCGCGTTGATTGGAGGGTGCCGTTTGGCTGCGACTAACCCGGAAGGTAAATGGGAAATCTGTGATATTCCTTGGCACAGCGATATTGTGCCTGTGGTGGCAATTCCTAATTTTGAACTTTCGACGGCTGAAGCTCGCCGTGTCTTGCCCAGTGACTACAGCCGCGCGGATGCTATCTTCAACACTGCCCACCTGGGTCTGCTAGTTCGTGCCTTAGAAACAGGGAACGGCAAGTGGCTGCGTGCTGCCCTCCAAGACCGTATCCATCAGCCCTATCGCCAAACCCTCATTCCTGGCTACGCTGCCGTACAAGATACCGCGATCGCGGCTGGAGCCTATGGCTTGGTGATCAGTGGCGCAGGCCCTACCCTACTCGCCCTGACCAACAGCCAACAAGCGGCCAATGTAGAAGCCGCGATCGCGAATGCTTGGGTGGAACAAGGGATTACTCCGCTGGTTAAAGCTCTACAAATTGACCTTAAAGGTGCCGTAACAGTTGCCGAACCTGTCAGTTTCTAA